One Stigmatopora argus isolate UIUO_Sarg chromosome 20, RoL_Sarg_1.0, whole genome shotgun sequence genomic region harbors:
- the LOC144066297 gene encoding uncharacterized protein LOC144066297 isoform X1, translated as MSDPAVGFHPRRRSLGWCTLQLKMADFPRVHHRRALQLKVTEAEFFWLDCTAKTHSSENAILETRLVLPQLLHLCSPNDALLLNSLSDMSHHGKSPHSAAVRLLLVGRRTKRPLTLDFTSGLLL; from the exons ATGTCCGACCCTGCAG TTGGATTTCATCCACGACGACGTTCACTAGGTTGGTGCACACTGCAACTCAAAATGGCGGAC TTTCCTCGTGTCCACCACCGGAGGGCGCTGCAGCTCAAGGTGACTGAAGCAGAATTCTTCTGGCTTGATTGCACTGCAAAG ACTCATTCCAGTGAAAACGCCATTTTGGAGACCCGCCTTGTCCTGCCCCAACTGCTGCACCT ATGCAGTCCAAATGATGCCCTCCTGCTAAATTCATTAAGTGACATGTCGCATCATGGTAAG tcTCCACACTCTGCTGCGGTGCGACTCCTACTGGTTGGAAGAAGAACTAAAAGACCTCTCACTTTGGACTTCACATCTGGACTTTTGctctga
- the LOC144066282 gene encoding uncharacterized protein LOC144066282, with protein MPFVTRLLFVLLAPLCTNVLSLATAISAGASSQRVVTEMSPFSLPGRFGRPSPGLQSSRRYSDVVSRSRNPDEEPVQTDKNIGRYSVVILKSAPGRRIPTSQRGGPRFQSISAADYLKAPPARSPPSGAKTVWQKPSGHWSGAPRTSGQDASSFKHGPPLPRANVKPGQSVFQPSFVRREDFGKALNSEAFSGRNQRPEKHGGGALAQREDVAVDAGRYQARPRSYLPPNFGSGKPAPDQNSLWSRITDNSRYRFKMTNENHAPLSKYSFGRRPVEAASMESASGPRRLQNSYPDAVVGRSDKPTVKQVLSEREQNLARWTFTSPDPRTKPHPSQTAVRGVEEGPERTLPAGRSRLFGASASSAVVGRPVDGVPRAGLERSVTNSPIVRLPRRHASTTPTERRTTTARPENVPVVREGQNLKTESSGNQVSHIWTKENLEENKSELNYLRISTGNVTFESV; from the exons ATGCCCTTCGTTACTCG ACTCCTCTTTGTCCTCCTTGCGCCACTCTGTACAAATGTCCTTTCTTTGGCCACGGCAATTTCTGCAGGAG CCAGTTCACAAAGAGTCGTTACCGAGATGTCACCGTTTTCGCTGCCCGGTCGCTTTGGGCGTCCTTCTCCCGGACTCCAGTCAAGCCGGCGCTACTCCGACGTGGTTTCCCGCTCTCGGAATCCGGACGAGGAACCTGTccaaacagacaaaaacattGGGCGGTACTCTGTGGTCATCCTGAAGTCGGCACCCGGTCGGCGGATCCCTACGAGCCAACGAGGGGGGCCGAGGTTTCAATCCATTTCTGCGGCGGACTACCTCAAGGCGCCTCCGGCCAGAAGTCCTCCATCGGGAGCTAAAACTGTTTGGCAAAAGCCGTCAGGCCATTGGAGCGGGGCGCCCAGAACTTCGGGCCAGGACGCCTCCAGTTTCAAACACGGTCCTCCTTTGCCCCGTGCTAACGTTAAACCCGGACAGTCGGTTTTCCAGCCTTCTTTCGTCCGACGGGAAGATTTTGGGAAAGCTTTGAATTCGGAAGCCTTCTCCGGGAGGAACCAAAGGCCCGAAAAGCATGGCGGGGGAGCGTTAGCCCAAAGGGAAGACGTGGCGGTCGACGCCGGTCGCTATCAAGCGAGGCCTAGGTCGTACCTGCCGCCAAACTTTGGATCCGGGAAGCCGGCGCCGGATCAAAACTCCCTCTGGTCGAGGATTACTGACAACTCTCGTTACAGATTTAAAATGACCAATGAGAATCACGCTCCTTTGTCCAAATACAGTTTTGGCCGGAGGCCAGTGGAAGCGGCTAGCATGGAGTCCGCGTCTGGACCCCGACGTCTACAAAACTCGTATCCCGACGCCGTGGTGGGACGATCCGACAAGCCTACCGTCAAGCAGGTTTTGTCGGAACGGGAGCAGAACCTTGCCCGCTGGACTTTTACCAGCCCAGATCCTCGGACCAAACCGCACCCGAGCCAGACCGCCGTCAGAGGGGTCGAGGAAGGCCCCGAGCGAACGCTTCCTGCGGGGAGGTCGAGGCTTTTCGGCGCGTCCGCTAGCAGCGCGGTGGTCGGTAGACCCGTGGACGGGGTCCCCCGCGCGGGCCTCGAACGCAGCGTTACCAATTCGCCCATTGTCAGGCTGCCCAGGCGACACGCATCGACCACCCCGACGGAAAGACGGACCACCACGGCAAGACCCGAGAACGTCCCCGTTGTCCGGGAAGGTCAGAACCTCAAAACGGAGTCGAGTGGAAATCAAGTCTCGCACATTTGGACGAAGGAGAATCTCGAGGAAAACAAATCGGAACTCAATTACCTCCGGATTTCAACGGGGAACGTCACCTTCGAGTCCGTGTAG
- the LOC144066286 gene encoding ATP-sensitive inward rectifier potassium channel 10-like isoform X1, translating into MCVTCGGFFYGWGAGHKLRRELPGPAPPAPPNVSSSAPRHQKAAMTLKAPLSSQDSSPQMVSHSHTVPLLSPGTGGGREEPRRRRRVLSKEGRSNVLIEHVSGRRALYLRDLWTTFLDMQWRYKFFLFCATFAGTWFLFGVLWYLVAAVHGDLADSSERTPCVTEVRTLTGAFLFSLESQTTIGYGSRVITEECPAAIALLVFQLVLTMAMEIFITGTFLAKVARPKKRGETVKFSRHAVVSLHDGHPCLMVRVANMRKSLLLGCQVTGKLLQTSLGEEGEALHLDQRNVSFQVDTSTDSPFLIIPLTFYHVIDDASPLRAWAAQGGGWTTDFELLVILSATVEPTSATCQVRTSYLPDEILWGYEFPPVMSLSASGGYVANFTFFDKVSKAKTPPSADADAGKSKVKRQRDGAAPSMKISNV; encoded by the exons ATGTGTGTGACTTGTGGTGGGTTTTTCTACGGGTGGGGGGCGGGCCACAAGCTGCGCCGCGAGCTACCGGGACCAGCGCCGCCGGCACCGCCGAACGTCAGCTCCTCTGCTCCTCGCCACCAAAAG GCCGCCATGACGTTGAAGGCACCTCTCTCCTCGCAAGACTCCTCCCCCCAGATGGTCAGCCACTCCCACACCGTGCCGCTGCTGAGCCCGGGGACGGGGGGCGGTCGCGAAGAGCCGCGGCGCCGCCGGCGCGTCCTCTCCAAAGAAGGGCGCAGCAACGTGCTCATCGAGCACGTGAGCGGTCGCCGGGCGCTCTACCTGCGAGACCTCTGGACCACCTTCCTGGACATGCAATGGCGCTACAAGTTCTTCTTGTTCTGCGCCACCTTCGCCGGCACCTGGTTCCTCTTCGGGGTCTTGTGGTACCTGGTGGCCGCCGTGCACGGTGACCTGGCAG ACTCGTCCGAGCGCACGCCGTGCGTGACGGAGGTGCGCACGCTGACGGGGGCCTTCCTCTTCTCGCTGGAATCGCAGACCACCATCGGCTACGGATCCCGCGTCATCACCGAGGAGTGCCCCGCCGCCATCGCCCTGCTCGTCTTCCAGTTGGTGCTCACCATGGCCATGGAGATCTTCATCACCGGCACCTTCCTGGCCAAGGTGGCGCGCCCCAAGAAGCGCGGCGAGACCGTCAAGTTCAGCCGCCACGCCGTGGTGTCGCTTCACGACGGCCACCCCTGTCTCATGGTCCGGGTCGCCAACATGCGCAAGAGCCTCCTGCTGGGCTGCcag GTGACGGGGAAGCTCCTGCAGACGTCGCTGGGCGAGGAGGGCGAGGCGCTGCATCTGGACCAGCGCAACGTTTCCTTCCAGGTGGACACGTCCACCGACAGCCCCTTCCTCATCATCCCGTTGACCTTCTACCACGTCATCGACGACGCCAGCCCCCTGCGGGCCTGGGCCGCCCAAG GTGGCGGTTGGACGACGGATTTCGAACTCCTGGTCATCCTGAGCGCTACGGTGGAGCCCACGTCGGCCACCTGCCAGGTGCGCACCTCGTACCTCCCCGACGAGATCCTCTGGGGCTACGAGTTCCCACCCGTCATGTCGCTGAGCGCGTCGGGGGGCTACGTGGCCAACTTTACCTTCTTCGACAAGGTGTCCAAAGCTAAAACGCCGCCGTCCGCCGACGCCGACGCGGGCAAGTCCAAGGTGAAACGGCAGCGGGACGGCGCCGCGCCGAGCATGAAAATCAGTAATGTGTGA
- the dvl2 gene encoding segment polarity protein dishevelled homolog DVL-2 isoform X2 — MAETKIIYHIDEEETPYLVKIPIGAESITLLDFKQVLNKPNYKFFFKSMDQDFGVVKEEISDDAAKLPCFNGRVVSWLVSSDAPAAESAPPGAMPPPETTAQPSPPPPPLPPPPAERTVGIGDSRPPSFHPNATGSVETLDEQTETESVVSFRRERPRHRESAEQHGPRVNGQSRLERHLAGYESSSTMMSSELETTSFCDSEDDDTMSRFSSATEQSTASRLLKRHRRRRKQRPPRLERASSFSSVTDSTMSLNIITVTLNMEKYNFLGISIVGQSNERGDGGIYIGSIMKGGAVAADGRIEPGDMLLQVNDINFENMSNDDAVRVLREIVHKPGPIILTVAKCWDPSPQGYFTLPRNEPIRPIDPAAWVSHSVAMTGTYPVFPGSSSLSTITSSSSVTETERFDDFNLSLHSDMASVAKAMASPESGLEVRDRMWLKITIPNAFLGSDVVEWLFHHIEGFQDRREARKYASNLLKAGFIRHTVNKITFSEQCYYVFGDLSDCENYMANLSLNDNDGSSGASDQDTLAPLPLPGASPWPVMHTFPYQPYAAHPFSSQPPPYHELSSYSYTPGSAGSQHSEGSRSSGSTRSEGERRRGGKGPGGGEKSPAGDVTGGGGGGDSRSGSGSESEYSTRSSLRRGHGSAAPSEHSHASSQRSHPHRMAQPPHMSPYPPGILPYNPMMVMMVPQHPHPAMANAHGHALPHPQQLAVGPAHLVPPPPPLSSASAGPPGAPPTRDLGSVPPELTASRQSFHLAMGNPSEFFVDVM; from the exons ATGGCGGAAACCAAAATTATCTATCACATCGACGAGGAGGAGACTCCGTATTTGGTCAAAATCCCCATCGGTGCCGAAAGTATCACTTTGTTGGACTTTAAACAAGTATTGAACAAGCCCAACTACAAGTTCTTCTTCAAATCCATGGACCAGGACTTTGG AGTGGTGAAGGAAGAAATTTCAGATGACGCCGCCAAGTTGCCGTGCTTTAACGGTCGCGTGGTGTCCTGG CTCGTGTCTTCCGACGCCCCGGCCGCAGAGTCAGCACCCCCGGGGGCCATGCCCCCCCCGGAGACGACGGCGCAGCCTTCGCCCCCGCCGCCACCCCTGCCGCCCCCGCCCGCGGAGAGGACCGTGGGCATCGGAGACTCCAGGCCACCCTCGTTCCA TCCCAACGCGACGGGTAGCGTGGAGACCCTGGACGAGCAGACGGAAACGGAGTCGGTCGTTTCCTTTAGGAGAGAGAGACCTCGACACAGGGAGAGCGCGGAGCAACACG GGCCTCGCGTCAACGGACAAAGTCGCTTGGAGCGCCACTTGGCCGGGTACGAGAGCTCCAGCACCATGATGAGCAGCGAGCTGGAAACCACCAGCTTCTGCGACTCCGAGGACGACGACACCATGAGCAG GTTCAGCAGCGCCACGGAACAGAGCACGGCCTCCAGACTCTTGAAGCGGCACCGGCGACGCAGGAAACAGCGCCCACCTCGCTTGGAGAGG GCTTCGTCCTTTAGCAGCGTGACGGATTCCACCATGTCCTTGAACATCATCACCGTCACCCTCAACATGG AGAAGTACAACTTCTTGGGCATCAGCATCGTGGGCCAAAGCAACGAGAGGGGCGACGGCGGCATCTACATAGGATCCATCATGAAGGGCGGCGCCGTGGCCGCCGACGGACGCATCGAACCCGGAGACATGCTCTTGCAG GTCAACGACATCAACTTTGAGAATATGAGCAACGACGACGCGGTGCGGGTGCTGCGGGAGATCGTCCACAAGCCCGG GCCCATCATCCTCACCGTGGCCAAGTGCTGGGACCCGTCTCCGCAAGGTTACTTTACCCTGCCTCGAA ACGAGCCCATCCGACCGATCGACCCGGCGGCGTGGGTCAGCCACTCGGTCGCCATGACCGGCACCTACCCGGTCTTCCCGGGAAGCTCCTCCCTGAGCACcatcacctcctcctcctccgtcacGGAGACCGAGC GTTTCGACGACTTCAACCTGTCGCTCCACTCGGACATGGCCTCCGTGGCCAAGGCCATGGCGTCCCCGGAGTCGGGCCTGGAAGTCAGGGATCGTATGTGGCTGAAAATCACCATCCCCAACGCTTTCCTGG GCTCGGACGTGGTGGAGTGGCTGTTCCACCACATCGAGGGCTTCCAGGACCGCCGCGAAGCCAGGAAGTACGCCAGCAATCTGCTGAAGGCCGGCTTCATCCGTCACACGGTCAACAAGATCACCTTCTCGGAGCAGTGCTATTACGTCTTCGGGGACTTGAGCGACTGCGAGAACT ATATGGCCAACCTGTCTCTGAACGACAACGACGGCTCCAGCGGGGCCTCGGATCAGGACACCCTGGCCCCGCTGCCCCTGCCCGGGGCGTCGCCTTGGCCCGTGATGCACACCTTCCCCTACCAGCCCTACGCCGCCCACCCTTTCTCCAGCCAGCCGCCCCCGTACCACGAGCTCAGCAGCTACAGCTACACGCCGGGAAGCGCCGGCAGCCAGCACAGCGAAG GGAGCCGAAGCAGCGGGTCCACGCGAAGCGAAGGGGAACGACGGCGAGGCGGCAAAGGGCCCGGCGGCGGGGAGAAATCTCCCGCCGGCGACGTCacggggggcggcggcggcggcgactcgcGTTCCGGCAGCGGTAGCGAATCGGAATACTCCACCCGGAGCAGCCTGAGGCGCGGCCACGGCTCGGCCGCTCCCAGCGAGCACAGCCACGCCTCCTCTCAGCGCTCGCACCCTCACCGCATGGCGCAGCCCCCTCACATGTCCCCCTACCCGCCGGGCATACTTCCTTACAACCccatgatggtgatgatggtaCCTCAGCACCCACACCCCGCCATGGCCAACGCTCACGGCCACGCCCTCCCTCACCCGCAACAGCTAGCCGTGGGCCCCGCACACCTggtcccgccgccgccgcccctgtCTTCGGCCTCGGCCGGGCCTCCCGGGGCGCCGCCCACGCGCGACTTGGGTTCGGTGCCCCCCGAGCTGACCGCGTCCCGCCAGTCCTTCCACTTGGCCATGGGCAACCCCAGCGAGTTCTTTGTGGACGTCATGTAG
- the dvl2 gene encoding segment polarity protein dishevelled homolog DVL-2 isoform X1 — protein sequence MAETKIIYHIDEEETPYLVKIPIGAESITLLDFKQVLNKPNYKFFFKSMDQDFGVVKEEISDDAAKLPCFNGRVVSWLVSSDAPAAESAPPGAMPPPETTAQPSPPPPPLPPPPAERTVGIGDSRPPSFHPNATGSVETLDEQTETESVVSFRRERPRHRESAEQHGESHPPRRSTGAASNPDVGFPAGPRVNGQSRLERHLAGYESSSTMMSSELETTSFCDSEDDDTMSRFSSATEQSTASRLLKRHRRRRKQRPPRLERASSFSSVTDSTMSLNIITVTLNMEKYNFLGISIVGQSNERGDGGIYIGSIMKGGAVAADGRIEPGDMLLQVNDINFENMSNDDAVRVLREIVHKPGPIILTVAKCWDPSPQGYFTLPRNEPIRPIDPAAWVSHSVAMTGTYPVFPGSSSLSTITSSSSVTETERFDDFNLSLHSDMASVAKAMASPESGLEVRDRMWLKITIPNAFLGSDVVEWLFHHIEGFQDRREARKYASNLLKAGFIRHTVNKITFSEQCYYVFGDLSDCENYMANLSLNDNDGSSGASDQDTLAPLPLPGASPWPVMHTFPYQPYAAHPFSSQPPPYHELSSYSYTPGSAGSQHSEGSRSSGSTRSEGERRRGGKGPGGGEKSPAGDVTGGGGGGDSRSGSGSESEYSTRSSLRRGHGSAAPSEHSHASSQRSHPHRMAQPPHMSPYPPGILPYNPMMVMMVPQHPHPAMANAHGHALPHPQQLAVGPAHLVPPPPPLSSASAGPPGAPPTRDLGSVPPELTASRQSFHLAMGNPSEFFVDVM from the exons ATGGCGGAAACCAAAATTATCTATCACATCGACGAGGAGGAGACTCCGTATTTGGTCAAAATCCCCATCGGTGCCGAAAGTATCACTTTGTTGGACTTTAAACAAGTATTGAACAAGCCCAACTACAAGTTCTTCTTCAAATCCATGGACCAGGACTTTGG AGTGGTGAAGGAAGAAATTTCAGATGACGCCGCCAAGTTGCCGTGCTTTAACGGTCGCGTGGTGTCCTGG CTCGTGTCTTCCGACGCCCCGGCCGCAGAGTCAGCACCCCCGGGGGCCATGCCCCCCCCGGAGACGACGGCGCAGCCTTCGCCCCCGCCGCCACCCCTGCCGCCCCCGCCCGCGGAGAGGACCGTGGGCATCGGAGACTCCAGGCCACCCTCGTTCCA TCCCAACGCGACGGGTAGCGTGGAGACCCTGGACGAGCAGACGGAAACGGAGTCGGTCGTTTCCTTTAGGAGAGAGAGACCTCGACACAGGGAGAGCGCGGAGCAACACGGTGAGTCCCACCCACCCCGGCGGTCCACCGGCGCAGCGTCGAACCCCGACGTCGGGTTTCCCGCAGGGCCTCGCGTCAACGGACAAAGTCGCTTGGAGCGCCACTTGGCCGGGTACGAGAGCTCCAGCACCATGATGAGCAGCGAGCTGGAAACCACCAGCTTCTGCGACTCCGAGGACGACGACACCATGAGCAG GTTCAGCAGCGCCACGGAACAGAGCACGGCCTCCAGACTCTTGAAGCGGCACCGGCGACGCAGGAAACAGCGCCCACCTCGCTTGGAGAGG GCTTCGTCCTTTAGCAGCGTGACGGATTCCACCATGTCCTTGAACATCATCACCGTCACCCTCAACATGG AGAAGTACAACTTCTTGGGCATCAGCATCGTGGGCCAAAGCAACGAGAGGGGCGACGGCGGCATCTACATAGGATCCATCATGAAGGGCGGCGCCGTGGCCGCCGACGGACGCATCGAACCCGGAGACATGCTCTTGCAG GTCAACGACATCAACTTTGAGAATATGAGCAACGACGACGCGGTGCGGGTGCTGCGGGAGATCGTCCACAAGCCCGG GCCCATCATCCTCACCGTGGCCAAGTGCTGGGACCCGTCTCCGCAAGGTTACTTTACCCTGCCTCGAA ACGAGCCCATCCGACCGATCGACCCGGCGGCGTGGGTCAGCCACTCGGTCGCCATGACCGGCACCTACCCGGTCTTCCCGGGAAGCTCCTCCCTGAGCACcatcacctcctcctcctccgtcacGGAGACCGAGC GTTTCGACGACTTCAACCTGTCGCTCCACTCGGACATGGCCTCCGTGGCCAAGGCCATGGCGTCCCCGGAGTCGGGCCTGGAAGTCAGGGATCGTATGTGGCTGAAAATCACCATCCCCAACGCTTTCCTGG GCTCGGACGTGGTGGAGTGGCTGTTCCACCACATCGAGGGCTTCCAGGACCGCCGCGAAGCCAGGAAGTACGCCAGCAATCTGCTGAAGGCCGGCTTCATCCGTCACACGGTCAACAAGATCACCTTCTCGGAGCAGTGCTATTACGTCTTCGGGGACTTGAGCGACTGCGAGAACT ATATGGCCAACCTGTCTCTGAACGACAACGACGGCTCCAGCGGGGCCTCGGATCAGGACACCCTGGCCCCGCTGCCCCTGCCCGGGGCGTCGCCTTGGCCCGTGATGCACACCTTCCCCTACCAGCCCTACGCCGCCCACCCTTTCTCCAGCCAGCCGCCCCCGTACCACGAGCTCAGCAGCTACAGCTACACGCCGGGAAGCGCCGGCAGCCAGCACAGCGAAG GGAGCCGAAGCAGCGGGTCCACGCGAAGCGAAGGGGAACGACGGCGAGGCGGCAAAGGGCCCGGCGGCGGGGAGAAATCTCCCGCCGGCGACGTCacggggggcggcggcggcggcgactcgcGTTCCGGCAGCGGTAGCGAATCGGAATACTCCACCCGGAGCAGCCTGAGGCGCGGCCACGGCTCGGCCGCTCCCAGCGAGCACAGCCACGCCTCCTCTCAGCGCTCGCACCCTCACCGCATGGCGCAGCCCCCTCACATGTCCCCCTACCCGCCGGGCATACTTCCTTACAACCccatgatggtgatgatggtaCCTCAGCACCCACACCCCGCCATGGCCAACGCTCACGGCCACGCCCTCCCTCACCCGCAACAGCTAGCCGTGGGCCCCGCACACCTggtcccgccgccgccgcccctgtCTTCGGCCTCGGCCGGGCCTCCCGGGGCGCCGCCCACGCGCGACTTGGGTTCGGTGCCCCCCGAGCTGACCGCGTCCCGCCAGTCCTTCCACTTGGCCATGGGCAACCCCAGCGAGTTCTTTGTGGACGTCATGTAG
- the LOC144066297 gene encoding uncharacterized protein LOC144066297 isoform X3 — protein sequence MADFPRVHHRRALQLKVTEAEFFWLDCTAKTHSSENAILETRLVLPQLLHLCSPNDALLLNSLSDMSHHGKSPHSAAVRLLLVGRRTKRPLTLDFTSGLLL from the exons ATGGCGGAC TTTCCTCGTGTCCACCACCGGAGGGCGCTGCAGCTCAAGGTGACTGAAGCAGAATTCTTCTGGCTTGATTGCACTGCAAAG ACTCATTCCAGTGAAAACGCCATTTTGGAGACCCGCCTTGTCCTGCCCCAACTGCTGCACCT ATGCAGTCCAAATGATGCCCTCCTGCTAAATTCATTAAGTGACATGTCGCATCATGGTAAG tcTCCACACTCTGCTGCGGTGCGACTCCTACTGGTTGGAAGAAGAACTAAAAGACCTCTCACTTTGGACTTCACATCTGGACTTTTGctctga
- the LOC144066297 gene encoding uncharacterized protein LOC144066297 isoform X2, with the protein MSDPAVGFHPRRRSLGWCTLQLKMADFPRVHHRRALQLKVTEAEFFWLDCTAKTHSSENAILETRLVLPQLLHLCSPNDALLLNSLSDMSHHVSTLCCGATPTGWKKN; encoded by the exons ATGTCCGACCCTGCAG TTGGATTTCATCCACGACGACGTTCACTAGGTTGGTGCACACTGCAACTCAAAATGGCGGAC TTTCCTCGTGTCCACCACCGGAGGGCGCTGCAGCTCAAGGTGACTGAAGCAGAATTCTTCTGGCTTGATTGCACTGCAAAG ACTCATTCCAGTGAAAACGCCATTTTGGAGACCCGCCTTGTCCTGCCCCAACTGCTGCACCT ATGCAGTCCAAATGATGCCCTCCTGCTAAATTCATTAAGTGACATGTCGCATCATG tcTCCACACTCTGCTGCGGTGCGACTCCTACTGGTTGGAAGAAGAACTAA
- the LOC144066286 gene encoding ATP-sensitive inward rectifier potassium channel 10-like isoform X2 — protein sequence MTLKAPLSSQDSSPQMVSHSHTVPLLSPGTGGGREEPRRRRRVLSKEGRSNVLIEHVSGRRALYLRDLWTTFLDMQWRYKFFLFCATFAGTWFLFGVLWYLVAAVHGDLADSSERTPCVTEVRTLTGAFLFSLESQTTIGYGSRVITEECPAAIALLVFQLVLTMAMEIFITGTFLAKVARPKKRGETVKFSRHAVVSLHDGHPCLMVRVANMRKSLLLGCQVTGKLLQTSLGEEGEALHLDQRNVSFQVDTSTDSPFLIIPLTFYHVIDDASPLRAWAAQGGGWTTDFELLVILSATVEPTSATCQVRTSYLPDEILWGYEFPPVMSLSASGGYVANFTFFDKVSKAKTPPSADADAGKSKVKRQRDGAAPSMKISNV from the exons ATGACGTTGAAGGCACCTCTCTCCTCGCAAGACTCCTCCCCCCAGATGGTCAGCCACTCCCACACCGTGCCGCTGCTGAGCCCGGGGACGGGGGGCGGTCGCGAAGAGCCGCGGCGCCGCCGGCGCGTCCTCTCCAAAGAAGGGCGCAGCAACGTGCTCATCGAGCACGTGAGCGGTCGCCGGGCGCTCTACCTGCGAGACCTCTGGACCACCTTCCTGGACATGCAATGGCGCTACAAGTTCTTCTTGTTCTGCGCCACCTTCGCCGGCACCTGGTTCCTCTTCGGGGTCTTGTGGTACCTGGTGGCCGCCGTGCACGGTGACCTGGCAG ACTCGTCCGAGCGCACGCCGTGCGTGACGGAGGTGCGCACGCTGACGGGGGCCTTCCTCTTCTCGCTGGAATCGCAGACCACCATCGGCTACGGATCCCGCGTCATCACCGAGGAGTGCCCCGCCGCCATCGCCCTGCTCGTCTTCCAGTTGGTGCTCACCATGGCCATGGAGATCTTCATCACCGGCACCTTCCTGGCCAAGGTGGCGCGCCCCAAGAAGCGCGGCGAGACCGTCAAGTTCAGCCGCCACGCCGTGGTGTCGCTTCACGACGGCCACCCCTGTCTCATGGTCCGGGTCGCCAACATGCGCAAGAGCCTCCTGCTGGGCTGCcag GTGACGGGGAAGCTCCTGCAGACGTCGCTGGGCGAGGAGGGCGAGGCGCTGCATCTGGACCAGCGCAACGTTTCCTTCCAGGTGGACACGTCCACCGACAGCCCCTTCCTCATCATCCCGTTGACCTTCTACCACGTCATCGACGACGCCAGCCCCCTGCGGGCCTGGGCCGCCCAAG GTGGCGGTTGGACGACGGATTTCGAACTCCTGGTCATCCTGAGCGCTACGGTGGAGCCCACGTCGGCCACCTGCCAGGTGCGCACCTCGTACCTCCCCGACGAGATCCTCTGGGGCTACGAGTTCCCACCCGTCATGTCGCTGAGCGCGTCGGGGGGCTACGTGGCCAACTTTACCTTCTTCGACAAGGTGTCCAAAGCTAAAACGCCGCCGTCCGCCGACGCCGACGCGGGCAAGTCCAAGGTGAAACGGCAGCGGGACGGCGCCGCGCCGAGCATGAAAATCAGTAATGTGTGA